In Calothrix sp. PCC 7507, one DNA window encodes the following:
- a CDS encoding DUF6544 family protein, whose product MWIKWMSIIGVLIIVCLRLAAIYGSYRWQSNTDNLRAKLINGRQTIKPQIYEQKEIEGLPEPVQRFFRTVLKDGQPIVAVVKLSQQGQFNLNETEAKWNPFTATQLVMTQRLGFDWDARIQMAPGVNAFVHDTYLLGEGSLHASLLGLFTVAKMHGAPENNQGELLRYFAETTWYPTALLPSQGVLWDAINDTSARATLTDGATTVSLVFQFNAEGAIATCRAEARYRDKLTAMPWVGRFWEYSVRNGMLIPLEGEVGWEYPEGTQLYFKGRITEIHYEFAS is encoded by the coding sequence ATGTGGATTAAATGGATGTCAATTATTGGTGTTTTAATCATAGTCTGCCTTAGACTTGCTGCGATCTATGGTAGCTATCGCTGGCAGTCAAACACTGATAACTTACGAGCCAAATTAATAAATGGACGGCAAACAATTAAGCCCCAAATCTATGAGCAAAAAGAAATCGAAGGCTTACCAGAACCCGTACAGCGATTTTTTCGGACAGTACTCAAGGATGGACAACCAATTGTGGCTGTCGTCAAGCTATCTCAGCAAGGACAGTTCAATCTGAATGAAACGGAAGCCAAGTGGAATCCGTTTACTGCCACTCAACTTGTGATGACTCAACGCCTCGGTTTTGATTGGGATGCACGCATCCAGATGGCTCCAGGAGTTAATGCCTTTGTTCATGATACCTATCTCTTAGGAGAAGGCAGCTTACACGCATCATTACTTGGTCTTTTTACAGTTGCAAAAATGCACGGTGCGCCTGAAAACAATCAAGGTGAATTGTTACGGTACTTTGCTGAAACTACTTGGTATCCCACTGCCCTATTACCCAGTCAGGGTGTGCTATGGGACGCAATTAATGACACCTCCGCTCGCGCTACTTTGACCGATGGTGCAACAACTGTCTCCCTCGTATTTCAGTTTAATGCTGAAGGGGCGATCGCTACTTGTCGGGCTGAGGCTCGTTATCGTGACAAGCTGACTGCTATGCCTTGGGTCGGTCGATTTTGGGAATATTCAGTTCGTAATGGGATGCTTATTCCCTTAGAAGGCGAGGTGGGATGGGAGTATCCAGAAGGCACTCAGCTCTATTTTAAAGGAAGAATTACAGAGATTCACTATGAGTTCGCGTCTTGA
- a CDS encoding GIN domain-containing protein — MRSKLYGLAACLAALSLFAGCSLNLGKLRGSGIVKTESREVAGFSSISFKSVGRVKVQQTGKESLTISAEDNILPLLESRVTDRILYLGIVNDSSFAPTKPIEFALQVKSLQSLNLDGVGSIEAKGIQGKQLSVSLDGVGSMTIAGSADVLDLSLSGVGSFKGEEFKTKQATVRHSGVGSAVVNVSDRLDATVSGVGSVEYIGSPQVRESVKGVGSVKKR, encoded by the coding sequence ATGAGATCAAAGCTATACGGTTTGGCTGCGTGTTTGGCAGCTTTGAGTCTGTTTGCAGGCTGCTCTTTGAACTTGGGTAAGCTCAGAGGATCTGGAATCGTCAAAACTGAATCTAGAGAAGTGGCTGGATTTTCATCCATCTCCTTTAAATCTGTGGGTAGGGTCAAGGTGCAGCAGACGGGAAAAGAGTCCCTGACTATTAGCGCTGAAGACAACATCCTTCCGCTTTTAGAGAGTCGCGTGACAGATCGCATTCTGTATCTCGGCATTGTAAATGATTCCTCTTTCGCTCCGACCAAGCCTATTGAGTTTGCTTTGCAGGTCAAGAGTCTGCAAAGCTTAAACTTAGATGGTGTCGGCAGTATTGAAGCCAAGGGTATTCAAGGCAAACAGTTATCAGTTTCCCTTGATGGCGTGGGTAGTATGACGATCGCAGGAAGCGCTGATGTACTAGACCTTAGCCTTTCTGGGGTCGGAAGCTTTAAGGGCGAGGAATTCAAGACTAAACAGGCTACGGTTCGCCATAGCGGCGTGGGGAGTGCGGTGGTCAATGTGAGCGATCGGTTAGACGCGACTGTATCTGGCGTGGGGTCAGTAGAGTATATTGGTTCTCCCCAAGTTCGGGAATCCGTGAAAGGGGTGGGATCAGTCAAGAAACGGTAG
- a CDS encoding pyruvate kinase, which yields MQLKTSNSNAKTESNQHGQEIQPFGTLLNLSSPQNLLSTLQELRQTVESEGQVTFNEWKLHIHRTEFLSSALNLAEYLALRRHDLRSLQAALMPWGLSSLGRIEGRVMPNLDAVIATLEVICGSESAQHLNRPPIEFFFEGDRLLQQHTEELFGHSPPQRRVRIMVTLPTEAATNYEMVREIIQRGANCVRINCAHDTTKAWGRMIDHIRRGEQETGTPCKVMMDLAGVKIRTGQVLAPLDKKRVFKGDHILLSRCEPELGSKAGTSPVDYFQTCCTVPEILDLLTVDTLVYIDDGKIRTCVVDTQYSVANGQTGLLLQVTHASPKGVKLKPEKGLNFPNTVLPLSPLTEKDLSDLDFVAIHADIIGYSFVQRSADIELLQQELDKRFEGRLTRPAIVAKIETAIAVSNLPELIIYAAGKQSFGVMIARGDLAVEIGYQRLTEIQEEILWICEAAHVPVIWATQVLESLVKDGTPSRGEMTDAAMAERAECVMLNKGPFIAEAIAILDDVLTRMEAHQLKKTPQLRALHSW from the coding sequence ATGCAGCTTAAAACTTCAAACTCGAACGCTAAGACAGAAAGCAATCAGCATGGTCAAGAAATTCAGCCGTTTGGCACACTTCTGAATCTATCAAGTCCACAGAATTTACTATCGACTCTGCAAGAACTTCGCCAGACTGTTGAAAGCGAAGGACAAGTCACCTTTAACGAATGGAAATTGCACATTCATCGCACTGAGTTTCTTTCTAGTGCCTTGAATTTAGCTGAATATCTAGCTTTACGTCGGCATGATCTCCGCTCCCTCCAAGCTGCACTTATGCCTTGGGGCTTATCCTCATTAGGACGGATTGAAGGACGGGTGATGCCCAATCTTGATGCTGTCATTGCCACCTTGGAAGTCATTTGCGGCTCTGAGTCTGCCCAGCACCTCAACCGTCCACCCATCGAGTTCTTTTTTGAAGGCGATCGCCTACTACAACAGCATACCGAAGAATTGTTTGGTCACTCCCCACCCCAGCGTCGGGTCAGGATTATGGTAACACTACCCACCGAGGCCGCCACTAACTATGAGATGGTGCGAGAAATTATACAACGCGGCGCAAACTGTGTGCGAATTAACTGCGCCCACGATACAACCAAAGCTTGGGGGAGGATGATCGACCATATCCGTCGAGGGGAACAGGAAACAGGAACGCCTTGTAAAGTTATGATGGATTTAGCTGGTGTGAAAATCCGCACGGGACAGGTACTTGCACCACTTGATAAAAAACGGGTATTTAAAGGAGATCATATCCTGCTGTCGCGGTGTGAGCCGGAACTCGGAAGTAAAGCAGGTACATCACCTGTAGACTATTTCCAGACTTGCTGTACAGTTCCCGAAATTCTCGATTTGTTAACGGTTGACACCCTCGTATATATCGATGATGGCAAGATTCGGACTTGTGTAGTTGATACCCAGTACTCAGTAGCCAATGGACAAACGGGACTTTTACTACAAGTGACTCATGCCAGTCCCAAAGGAGTTAAACTCAAACCTGAAAAGGGGTTGAATTTCCCAAATACAGTGTTACCTCTTAGTCCACTGACTGAAAAAGATTTATCCGACTTGGATTTTGTTGCCATCCACGCAGATATTATTGGCTACTCTTTTGTGCAACGATCTGCCGATATTGAGTTACTCCAACAAGAATTGGACAAGCGCTTTGAGGGACGGCTAACCCGACCGGCGATCGTGGCAAAAATTGAAACCGCGATCGCTGTTTCTAATCTGCCAGAATTAATCATCTATGCCGCAGGTAAGCAATCATTTGGTGTGATGATTGCCAGAGGTGATTTAGCAGTTGAAATTGGATACCAGCGTTTAACAGAGATCCAAGAAGAAATTCTCTGGATTTGCGAAGCGGCTCATGTTCCTGTTATTTGGGCAACCCAAGTACTAGAGAGTTTGGTAAAAGATGGCACACCTTCGCGGGGAGAGATGACGGATGCTGCAATGGCTGAACGGGCTGAGTGTGTGATGTTAAATAAAGGGCCGTTTATTGCCGAAGCGATCGCCATTTTAGATGATGTTCTCACACGCATGGAAGCCCATCAATTGAAAAAAACGCCACAGTTGCGGGCGCTCCATTCGTGGTAA
- a CDS encoding HdeD family acid-resistance protein — translation MRVIEPEIDEQVVSSGWTTAIPLVAVGIAILMIVLGIIAIAFPFFASVASTLLFGWIFIFAGITQIVYAFQSRGAGKVVEKLILGLLYLLSGILVVANPFEGVLALTLVLGITIFVQGVIQVAIAFQMRRISSNWGLMLVSGIIGIIFGIFIWSNFPFNATWLIGTFIGINLLFDGVWMLTLHSGKPGRMEFAATQTKSTLRQAQ, via the coding sequence ATGAGAGTTATTGAGCCGGAAATTGATGAACAAGTTGTTAGTTCTGGGTGGACAACCGCGATACCCTTGGTAGCCGTAGGCATCGCTATTCTCATGATCGTGTTGGGCATCATTGCAATCGCATTTCCTTTCTTTGCCAGCGTTGCTTCAACCTTACTGTTTGGCTGGATATTTATCTTTGCTGGAATTACTCAAATTGTTTATGCCTTTCAATCAAGAGGTGCAGGTAAAGTTGTCGAGAAGCTGATTCTAGGTCTTTTGTATCTCCTATCTGGAATTCTCGTGGTGGCAAATCCCTTTGAAGGGGTGCTTGCCCTGACATTGGTGTTGGGTATTACCATTTTTGTGCAAGGCGTGATTCAAGTGGCGATCGCATTTCAAATGCGCCGGATTTCATCTAACTGGGGATTAATGCTTGTAAGCGGAATCATCGGCATTATTTTCGGTATTTTCATTTGGTCTAACTTTCCATTTAACGCAACTTGGCTGATTGGCACTTTCATTGGCATCAATCTTTTGTTCGATGGAGTTTGGATGCTAACTCTGCATTCAGGAAAGCCTGGGCGAATGGAATTCGCGGCTACACAAACAAAGTCCACACTTCGACAAGCTCAGTGA
- a CDS encoding FAD-dependent oxidoreductase, which translates to MRIAIVGGGASGMVTAYLLDKQGHHVTVFERQSTLGGHIRTLNKNVQPNQSDCNEILENGVLEFPTVFHNFIALMEELGVELEPVNMGSAMFFKNGSHFLSGVTIQKNFTGIRRLIEYLRLDTLYARSAGLWLRIKFAHLQDFYNQPLSQYLKRACTRNTWLKLLVMYSYSMPLELIDDFPAELAMPVLRNDVAVHWLRVKGGVYSYIEKILARFQGEVLLNADIDWISRSSDAVKIVRRTGEIQEFDKVVFATPPDQVMALLADPTDAEIKRFSAWKANYATTLLHTDSSIYNRYGIKQPSEFDFFQAKSRWGYNSCLNQICDISSPPNYFLSFQLEELIASDRLIHIQEHHTPLYTTESFQYRDEVIATNGENNTYHAGAYLGDGLHEGAITSAFRVAQLVGLSQGSIDITNPKSLPQFVQH; encoded by the coding sequence ATGAGAATTGCGATCGTTGGGGGGGGAGCCAGTGGCATGGTGACAGCTTACCTACTCGATAAACAAGGGCATCACGTCACTGTGTTTGAACGGCAATCTACTTTAGGTGGACATATTCGGACACTGAACAAGAACGTTCAGCCGAACCAATCCGATTGTAATGAAATTTTGGAAAATGGAGTGCTGGAATTTCCGACTGTGTTCCATAACTTCATCGCCCTCATGGAAGAGTTAGGAGTGGAATTAGAACCTGTGAATATGGGTTCAGCGATGTTTTTCAAAAATGGCAGCCACTTTTTATCAGGAGTCACAATCCAGAAAAACTTCACAGGTATTCGCCGCCTAATTGAATATTTACGCCTCGATACCCTCTATGCCCGTTCTGCTGGATTATGGCTAAGAATAAAATTTGCTCACCTGCAAGATTTTTACAATCAGCCTTTGTCGCAATACTTGAAACGCGCCTGTACTCGCAATACTTGGCTAAAATTGCTAGTCATGTATAGCTATTCGATGCCGTTGGAACTGATTGATGATTTTCCGGCAGAATTAGCTATGCCTGTTTTACGCAACGATGTCGCAGTCCATTGGCTTAGGGTTAAAGGCGGTGTGTATTCTTACATTGAAAAAATTCTGGCGCGATTCCAGGGTGAGGTTTTGCTGAATGCAGATATTGACTGGATTTCCAGAAGTTCGGATGCTGTGAAAATTGTGCGAAGGACAGGTGAAATTCAGGAGTTTGATAAAGTCGTATTTGCTACCCCACCCGACCAAGTAATGGCGCTGTTAGCAGATCCAACCGATGCCGAAATCAAACGGTTTTCTGCCTGGAAAGCGAATTATGCCACTACCTTACTGCATACAGATAGTTCCATATACAACCGCTATGGCATTAAACAACCCTCAGAATTTGATTTTTTTCAGGCAAAAAGCCGATGGGGTTATAACAGTTGCCTGAATCAGATTTGTGACATCTCATCGCCACCAAATTATTTTTTATCGTTCCAACTAGAGGAGTTGATTGCTAGCGATCGCCTCATTCACATTCAGGAACATCACACCCCGTTATATACCACTGAATCTTTTCAATACCGAGATGAAGTAATTGCCACTAATGGCGAGAACAACACCTACCATGCAGGAGCCTATCTTGGTGATGGCTTGCATGAAGGAGCTATAACTTCTGCTTTTCGAGTTGCTCAACTGGTTGGGTTAAGCCAAGGCTCGATTGATATCACAAATCCTAAATCACTACCACAATTTGTACAACATTGA
- a CDS encoding NAD(P)/FAD-dependent oxidoreductase: MKPDYLIVGSGLSALVFGALMANSGKTVQILEAHEHPGGFGHTFTMAKKYTFNAQFHYVWDCGEGQTVNRVLKKLGLDREVTFERYDSEGFDHMRSPEHSLDIPSEPEELIQRLSNLFPAHGDRIRQFVNEVEKTGEGLKKLSPPLKPIELLKHLNEVFCAVQYLNSTLQDVFDKFQLPQDAQTLLALQWPDFLLPPNQLSFYAWVILFRGYQAGAFYPTQHFEYVINSLVNVIESHGGQVLLNHEVTNFRVTDRTVTGVQAMDLTTHQTHEFTSDTVICNIDPKKVAKMIGESQFSKSVRRKLNYEYSASNYMAYCVVKDIDLREYGFGKWNLFHTGHHDLNEAFTQMYDRNDFSNPSFAITTPTLLTKGSRDCPEDCQIVEFLTVANYNYFQELRESDRKAYNQKKQEILDSILDVVEKNYVPNFRKHMVFHITGSPTTNERFCWCPNGNSYGSSLTPRNMGMGRLNHETSLKHFYFCNASSGYPGFAPTFWTGALLYQRLSGDVILG, encoded by the coding sequence ATGAAACCGGATTACCTGATTGTCGGTAGTGGTTTATCAGCATTAGTCTTTGGCGCTTTGATGGCCAACTCTGGTAAGACTGTGCAGATTCTCGAAGCCCATGAGCATCCCGGAGGTTTTGGGCATACGTTTACAATGGCTAAAAAATATACGTTTAACGCTCAATTTCACTATGTCTGGGACTGCGGGGAAGGGCAAACCGTCAATCGGGTACTCAAAAAACTAGGGTTAGATCGGGAAGTAACTTTTGAACGTTATGACTCGGAAGGCTTTGATCACATGCGATCGCCAGAGCATAGCTTGGATATTCCCTCGGAGCCAGAAGAACTGATCCAGCGATTGTCTAATCTGTTCCCTGCTCATGGCGATCGCATTCGCCAATTCGTCAACGAAGTGGAAAAGACTGGTGAAGGCTTGAAAAAACTCTCTCCACCGCTCAAGCCAATTGAACTGCTAAAACATCTAAATGAGGTATTTTGTGCCGTCCAGTACCTCAACAGCACACTTCAGGATGTCTTTGACAAGTTCCAACTACCCCAAGATGCTCAAACCCTATTAGCCCTGCAATGGCCTGATTTTTTGCTGCCTCCAAATCAACTCTCTTTCTATGCTTGGGTTATATTGTTTCGAGGGTATCAAGCAGGTGCATTTTACCCAACTCAGCATTTTGAGTATGTGATTAATTCCTTGGTTAATGTCATCGAATCACATGGGGGACAGGTGTTGCTCAACCATGAAGTTACGAATTTTAGAGTTACAGACAGAACGGTTACGGGAGTTCAAGCGATGGATCTCACCACCCATCAAACCCATGAATTTACAAGCGACACCGTAATTTGCAATATTGACCCCAAAAAAGTAGCCAAGATGATCGGGGAATCGCAGTTTTCTAAAAGTGTGCGTCGAAAACTCAACTATGAATATTCGGCATCTAACTACATGGCTTATTGCGTCGTCAAAGATATCGACCTCCGAGAGTATGGATTTGGCAAGTGGAATCTCTTTCATACAGGGCATCACGATTTAAATGAAGCCTTCACGCAGATGTACGATCGCAATGACTTTTCTAATCCTAGTTTTGCCATCACAACACCCACTTTATTGACTAAAGGAAGTCGGGACTGCCCAGAAGACTGCCAGATTGTGGAATTTCTCACCGTTGCCAATTACAACTACTTCCAGGAATTACGGGAGAGCGATCGCAAAGCTTACAACCAGAAAAAGCAAGAAATCTTAGACTCCATCCTCGATGTTGTGGAAAAAAACTATGTACCGAACTTTAGAAAACACATGGTCTTCCATATCACAGGTAGCCCTACTACCAATGAGCGTTTTTGCTGGTGTCCCAATGGGAATTCCTACGGCTCCAGTCTGACACCGCGCAATATGGGTATGGGACGACTGAATCACGAAACCTCACTCAAGCATTTCTATTTCTGCAATGCCTCATCTGGCTATCCGGGCTTTGCTCCCACATTTTGGACAGGCGCACTGCTGTATCAAAGGTTATCAGGCGACGTGATTTTAGGCTAA
- a CDS encoding oleate hydratase, with translation MGKKSNAYLLGGGIGSLAAAAFMIRDGGLLGGNIFILEAKPLLGGSMDGAGNPKDGSLRIPQY, from the coding sequence ATGGGTAAAAAATCTAATGCCTATCTGTTAGGTGGTGGTATCGGCTCTTTGGCAGCCGCCGCCTTCATGATTCGTGATGGCGGACTTCTTGGCGGAAATATTTTTATCCTAGAAGCAAAACCCCTCCTGGGCGGAAGTATGGATGGAGCCGGGAACCCTAAAGATGGCAGTCTACGAATTCCTCAGTATTGA
- a CDS encoding DUF5335 family protein: MVSKIDIKKSVPRERWGEFFDLFSSGNRGRYISIKIIDSELDNAELIQNAPLMAMVYDRPGKGDDLVIEVGRDEVTYAHTIDSPTEVLTGQNSNGVMIAVRISDAAGTKTLIQLQAN, translated from the coding sequence ATGGTAAGTAAAATTGACATCAAAAAATCTGTGCCGCGTGAGCGATGGGGTGAATTTTTTGATCTGTTCTCAAGTGGTAATCGTGGACGGTATATTTCAATCAAAATCATCGATTCAGAACTCGATAATGCAGAACTGATTCAAAACGCACCTTTGATGGCAATGGTTTATGATCGCCCCGGCAAGGGAGATGATTTGGTGATTGAAGTGGGTAGAGATGAAGTGACTTACGCTCACACAATCGATTCACCAACTGAAGTTTTAACGGGACAGAACTCAAACGGTGTGATGATAGCGGTTCGGATTAGTGACGCTGCCGGGACAAAAACGTTGATCCAGTTACAAGCTAATTAA
- a CDS encoding general stress protein — protein MTYTHTVVAHFPSHAEAEKVVLELQKQGFDMQKLSIIGKDYQTTEHVRGFLTWKDTAKAGAAGGGYWGSFVGGLFGILAGAGVLFIPGVAPIIIAGPIAGVLAGWLEGTLVGAAGAAAVGGLAGALGGLGIPKHEIVKYETRIQAGEFIILVTGSNEDVSQARQMLDKISHGMSISIPV, from the coding sequence ATGACATATACACATACGGTTGTTGCTCATTTCCCCTCCCATGCAGAAGCAGAAAAGGTTGTATTGGAGCTGCAAAAACAAGGCTTTGATATGCAAAAGCTCTCAATTATTGGCAAAGACTACCAAACCACCGAACATGTGCGGGGATTTCTCACTTGGAAAGATACTGCCAAAGCTGGAGCCGCAGGGGGTGGTTATTGGGGTAGCTTCGTCGGCGGTTTATTTGGCATTTTAGCAGGGGCTGGAGTGTTATTTATTCCCGGAGTCGCTCCAATCATCATTGCTGGCCCCATTGCGGGAGTATTGGCAGGTTGGTTAGAAGGAACACTTGTTGGTGCTGCTGGTGCTGCTGCTGTCGGAGGACTGGCGGGTGCTTTAGGAGGGTTAGGAATCCCCAAGCACGAGATAGTGAAGTACGAAACTCGAATCCAAGCAGGCGAGTTCATAATCCTTGTGACAGGTAGCAACGAGGATGTCAGTCAGGCGAGGCAAATGCTAGACAAAATTAGTCATGGAATGAGCATTTCGATTCCTGTCTAA
- a CDS encoding folate-binding protein YgfZ gives MSTSAIDSQDAAVIQAASEGVAVCDRSHWGRIRVSDDDRLRFLHNQSTNDFQSLKPGQGCDTVMVTSTARTIDLVTAFVLDDAVLLLVSPNRREFLFQWLDRYIFFADKVQLTDVTDETATFSLIGPGSDAIVTKLGAGAIIGQPYGNHLLVDGVRVAVGSGLASPGYTLILPATDKEKLWSQILALGAVELSDRTWDMLRILQGRPAPESELTDDYNPLEVGLWQTISFNKGCYIGQETIARLNTYKGVKQYLWGIHLIAPAEVGEVITVGDEKVGKLTSYTETADGYFGLGYIRTKAGGVGLKVKVGETEGEVVDIPFVSHDYP, from the coding sequence ATGTCAACATCTGCAATTGACTCTCAAGACGCAGCAGTTATCCAAGCCGCAAGCGAAGGGGTTGCTGTGTGCGATCGCTCGCACTGGGGACGCATCCGTGTTTCTGACGATGATCGTCTCCGCTTTTTACACAATCAAAGTACTAACGATTTTCAAAGTCTCAAGCCTGGGCAAGGTTGTGATACGGTGATGGTGACATCCACAGCCCGCACAATAGACTTGGTCACTGCTTTCGTTCTCGATGATGCGGTGCTGCTGTTGGTTTCCCCTAACCGACGGGAATTTCTATTCCAATGGCTGGATCGTTATATCTTTTTTGCTGATAAGGTGCAATTGACCGATGTGACTGATGAGACGGCAACTTTTAGTCTAATTGGGCCAGGAAGTGATGCCATAGTCACAAAGTTGGGTGCTGGCGCAATTATAGGTCAACCCTATGGTAATCATCTTTTAGTTGATGGGGTGCGTGTTGCCGTGGGTAGTGGCTTGGCTTCCCCTGGATATACCCTAATTCTGCCAGCCACTGATAAAGAAAAGCTGTGGAGCCAAATTTTAGCATTAGGCGCAGTTGAGTTGAGCGATCGCACTTGGGATATGTTGCGAATATTACAAGGTCGCCCGGCTCCAGAGTCTGAACTGACAGATGATTACAATCCCCTAGAAGTGGGTTTATGGCAGACTATTTCTTTCAATAAGGGTTGCTACATCGGTCAAGAAACCATTGCTCGCCTCAACACTTACAAAGGTGTAAAACAATACCTCTGGGGCATACATCTCATAGCTCCTGCTGAAGTCGGAGAAGTGATTACAGTTGGAGATGAAAAAGTCGGAAAACTCACCAGTTACACAGAAACCGCTGATGGTTATTTCGGTTTGGGTTACATCCGCACCAAAGCCGGTGGTGTCGGTTTAAAAGTAAAAGTAGGCGAAACTGAGGGTGAAGTTGTAGACATCCCCTTTGTTTCCCATGATTATCCATAG
- a CDS encoding carotenoid oxygenase family protein, which yields MHTINKKSTKKSWANAIAQPAIEFSSTQLPILTGKIPEGLRGTLYRNGPARLERGGMHMGHWFDGDGAILAVHFTNAGTTGVYRYVQTAGYKAEAAAGKLLYGNYGMTAPGLIWNQWLKPIKNAANTSVLALPDKLLALWEGGKPHALDLQTLETWGEDDLGGLTNGLSYSAHYKQDAQTGEIFNFGVSPGLNATLNVYKSDATGRIIQKAAYQIDGVPLIHDFVLAGQYLIFFISPVRLNLFPVLTGVSSYSDALQWQPQLGTQILVINRETLSLVSRGETEPWFQWHFANGYVDDQGVVIVDIARYEDFSTNQYLKEVATGETHTAAKSTFSRVNLNPQTGKVAAIEQLSDQHCEFPMVSQQNVGQVSRYTYMSGFRRGTDISQELLNAIARFDHKTNTLTTADFGENRYPSEPIPVEDWLLTVVYDSNSHSSEVWVFESDRLDQEPVCKLQLPSVIPPSFHGTWKPA from the coding sequence ATGCACACAATTAATAAAAAGTCAACCAAAAAATCCTGGGCAAATGCGATCGCCCAACCAGCAATTGAGTTTTCCTCTACCCAACTGCCAATCCTCACTGGTAAAATTCCTGAAGGCTTACGCGGCACACTTTACCGCAATGGACCAGCACGCCTAGAACGCGGCGGAATGCACATGGGACACTGGTTTGATGGGGATGGGGCAATTCTGGCTGTGCATTTTACCAATGCAGGCACCACGGGAGTATATCGCTATGTGCAAACTGCTGGATACAAAGCAGAAGCCGCAGCAGGTAAATTGTTGTATGGCAATTATGGCATGACTGCACCAGGACTCATATGGAATCAATGGCTCAAACCAATCAAAAACGCTGCTAATACCTCAGTTTTGGCACTTCCAGATAAACTGTTGGCGCTATGGGAAGGAGGTAAACCTCACGCCTTAGATTTGCAAACCTTAGAAACTTGGGGCGAAGATGATTTAGGTGGCTTAACTAACGGACTAAGCTATTCTGCACACTACAAGCAGGATGCACAGACAGGGGAGATTTTTAACTTTGGCGTTAGTCCAGGATTAAATGCGACACTGAATGTTTATAAAAGCGATGCTACTGGTAGGATTATCCAAAAGGCAGCATACCAGATAGACGGTGTGCCATTAATACATGATTTTGTTTTAGCAGGACAGTATTTAATATTCTTCATTTCCCCAGTCAGGTTGAATCTTTTTCCCGTTCTCACGGGAGTAAGTAGCTATAGTGATGCGCTACAATGGCAGCCTCAATTAGGTACTCAGATTTTAGTCATTAACCGCGAAACACTATCTTTGGTAAGTCGTGGGGAAACTGAACCTTGGTTTCAATGGCATTTTGCCAACGGTTATGTAGATGATCAAGGTGTGGTGATTGTGGATATCGCCCGTTATGAAGACTTTAGCACAAACCAATATCTTAAAGAAGTAGCTACAGGTGAAACTCACACCGCTGCTAAAAGTACATTCTCACGAGTAAATTTAAATCCCCAAACTGGCAAAGTTGCAGCAATTGAGCAGCTATCAGACCAACATTGCGAGTTCCCGATGGTATCGCAGCAAAATGTCGGACAAGTTTCTCGCTATACATACATGTCTGGATTCCGTCGAGGAACAGATATTAGCCAAGAGTTGTTAAATGCGATCGCCCGTTTTGATCACAAGACTAACACCCTCACCACCGCAGACTTCGGCGAAAATCGCTATCCCTCGGAACCCATCCCAGTTGAAGATTGGCTGTTAACAGTAGTATATGACAGTAATTCTCATAGTAGCGAAGTTTGGGTATTTGAGAGCGATCGCCTAGACCAAGAACCCGTTTGCAAACTCCAATTACCCAGCGTTATCCCCCCCAGCTTCCACGGAACTTGGAAACCAGCGTAA